From Posidoniimonas polymericola, a single genomic window includes:
- a CDS encoding PQQ-dependent sugar dehydrogenase translates to MTGISSAPGRPNDLFVSVLDGRILRVDLTDQSVSTFATIPNVYTSFGFTGLLGFTFAPDYPTSGRLFVHTADDPSPTAGVDHRTYVRQYTVSDPLSATPALGGGVDILRVDQPLNDHNGGFLGFKPGDDNNLWIGLGDGGNNGANPDPLRTGQDNTDLLGSILRVDVTRDDFPADPLRSYGIPADNPYAVSGGAPEVWSYGLRSPWGASFDRDNGDFYFGDVGQVTREEVNFERSDAAGGANYGWRVNEGDAPAPFTQHPGDPSPDDPSLVSPVYDYVHTGGYGGGNSQPFTGRSITGGVVYRGPIEELQGAYVFGDWSSRQVWAMQIDRDANSGRGAVVPGSQINLAETFGRSAVYGDAGGFGDGVTAFGEDLAGNVYFAELDGDLYKICADCGPGLPNPDPPPDGPRGPLEPLAPLSDSFDASHDYKSGAVDPAGIWTGTHNAGFGGPFDSNASNAGELTVGMEPLGWEGGGADTAPFLFREVNAADLMEVRVRISNQTRGNWSSAGILVRLAGAVDDDASNDQFLSAHSFRVGSESDPGDNLQTSNVIEGGEGETTQPVGHDLEYIRLVHNGGGDFDVFTSEDGSDWTLRDELSNPNLAEGVLEVGLWAGSYGGGFEGGEALFDWAEIVLGVPAGDYNEDGRIDAADYVVWRDSEGTSVAAWSGADGNGDGLVTMADYDVWRTNYGAVVVDPFEAPTVEDIPEHHSATLVAIAMIFLVGIRRLSPPFLLR, encoded by the coding sequence GTGACCGGGATCAGCTCCGCGCCCGGGAGGCCGAACGATCTCTTCGTCAGCGTGCTCGACGGTCGCATTTTGCGGGTCGACCTGACCGACCAGTCGGTGAGCACATTCGCGACCATCCCGAACGTTTACACCAGTTTCGGTTTCACCGGCCTTCTCGGGTTCACGTTCGCGCCCGACTACCCGACCAGCGGACGACTTTTCGTCCACACAGCTGACGATCCTTCGCCGACGGCCGGGGTCGACCACCGGACCTACGTCCGGCAGTACACCGTTTCAGACCCGTTGTCCGCGACTCCTGCGCTTGGGGGCGGCGTCGACATCCTGCGGGTCGACCAGCCGCTCAACGATCACAACGGCGGATTCCTGGGCTTCAAACCGGGCGACGACAATAATCTGTGGATTGGCTTGGGCGACGGCGGCAACAATGGCGCCAACCCAGATCCCCTGCGGACGGGACAGGACAACACTGACCTGCTCGGGTCAATTCTTCGCGTCGACGTGACCCGCGACGACTTTCCTGCCGATCCTCTCCGCAGCTACGGAATCCCGGCAGACAACCCTTACGCGGTGAGTGGCGGCGCGCCGGAGGTTTGGAGCTACGGGCTGCGTTCGCCCTGGGGGGCGAGCTTCGACCGGGACAACGGCGACTTCTACTTCGGCGATGTGGGCCAGGTCACTCGGGAAGAGGTCAACTTTGAGCGGTCCGACGCGGCCGGCGGCGCCAACTATGGTTGGCGGGTCAACGAGGGCGACGCCCCAGCGCCCTTCACGCAGCACCCAGGCGACCCTTCTCCGGACGATCCGTCCCTGGTCAGTCCGGTGTACGACTACGTCCACACCGGGGGCTACGGCGGCGGCAACTCACAGCCCTTTACCGGCCGTTCGATTACGGGTGGCGTCGTCTACCGCGGCCCAATCGAAGAGCTGCAAGGCGCGTACGTTTTTGGGGATTGGTCGAGCCGGCAGGTGTGGGCCATGCAGATCGACCGCGACGCCAACAGCGGGCGGGGAGCGGTTGTTCCCGGGTCGCAAATAAACCTTGCCGAGACCTTCGGCCGCTCAGCCGTCTACGGAGACGCAGGCGGGTTTGGCGACGGGGTGACGGCTTTCGGTGAGGACTTGGCTGGCAACGTGTACTTTGCTGAGCTGGACGGGGACCTCTACAAGATCTGCGCAGATTGCGGGCCCGGCTTGCCCAACCCCGACCCGCCGCCGGACGGCCCGCGGGGCCCGCTGGAGCCGCTCGCCCCATTGTCGGATTCATTTGACGCCTCGCACGATTACAAGAGCGGGGCAGTCGACCCGGCCGGTATCTGGACCGGCACACACAACGCCGGTTTTGGCGGTCCGTTCGATTCGAACGCGTCGAACGCCGGCGAGCTGACGGTAGGGATGGAGCCGCTCGGTTGGGAGGGCGGCGGCGCCGATACCGCGCCGTTCTTATTCCGAGAAGTCAACGCTGCAGACCTGATGGAAGTCCGAGTGCGGATCTCCAACCAAACACGAGGGAACTGGTCCTCGGCAGGCATCCTGGTGCGACTGGCAGGGGCTGTTGATGACGACGCGTCGAACGATCAGTTCCTGTCGGCCCACTCCTTCCGCGTGGGCAGCGAGAGTGATCCCGGCGACAACCTTCAAACGTCCAACGTTATCGAGGGCGGCGAAGGCGAGACGACGCAGCCAGTCGGCCACGATCTGGAGTACATCAGGCTCGTGCACAATGGGGGCGGGGACTTCGACGTTTTCACCTCCGAAGACGGCAGCGACTGGACCCTGCGGGATGAGCTCTCTAACCCGAATCTGGCGGAAGGGGTTCTCGAGGTCGGCCTCTGGGCAGGCTCTTACGGCGGTGGTTTTGAAGGGGGTGAGGCCTTGTTCGATTGGGCCGAGATCGTTCTAGGTGTGCCGGCCGGAGATTATAATGAAGACGGGCGGATCGACGCCGCCGACTACGTTGTCTGGCGCGATTCCGAGGGAACCTCGGTAGCGGCTTGGTCCGGAGCCGATGGCAACGGCGACGGGCTCGTCACGATGGCCGACTACGACGTCTGGCGCACCAATTACGGCGCTGTCGTCGTCGACCCCTTTGAGGCGCCCACCGTCGAGGATATCCCCGAGCACCACTCGGCAACGCTGGTGGCAATCGCGATGATCTTCTTAGTTGGGATTAGGCGGCTATCACCGCCGTTTCTTCTCCGCTGA
- a CDS encoding multiheme c-type cytochrome, whose amino-acid sequence MRVLLYFIFGLVAVLAANSAYLSSVTAMEWFTGETYQDYFYQYMFLAHLVMGLVLITPFLIFGVRHMLAAKDRKNRRAVRIGYALFGVCVAVLVSGLLLMRLGGFDLRDPSARQTIYWMHVACPLVAGWLYWLHRLAGPRIKWRIGGAYLGAVATAVLAMLWLQAQDPREWHALGPESGVKYFEPSLARTSTGDFIPAENLMNDEYCKTCHADVHAQWSDSVHRFSSFNNPPYLASVTETRKVSMERDQSVQASRWCAGCHDPVPFFSGAFDDPNFDALKHPTSQAGITCTVCHAITNVNSNRGNADYTIESPLHYPFASSENRALQWVNQQLIKAKPAFHKKTFLKDFHSTAEFCSTCHKVHLPGELTKYKEFLRGQNHYDPYLLSGVSGHGIRSFYYPPKAQPNCNNCHMPAQPSDDFGAKQIAGADGLNVHNHLFPSANTGIAWLRDKPDIVRAHQDFLDGVMRVDIFGVREGGEIDGQLTAPIRPAAPVLVPGNRYLVEAVIRTLKMGHLFTQGTVDSNEIWLDVVVKSGDRIIGRSGAMNPDLGNEVDPWSHFVNVFVIDKDGNRIDRRNAQDIFTPLYNNQIPPGAGQTVHYELEVPSGVSEQLVVEVKLMYRKFDQRYMDFVARSNEELGANIRGHEPGKPYVNNLPVTVLASDSVVFAVDDAEEPPENGDRDIPTWQRWNDYGIGLLLKGRAELRQAEEAFKHVEELNRWDGPMNLARVYTAEGRLDDAVAALQRADAFRDAEGFPRWTWAWQSGAVNRQQGRLVEAIQNLRSALEDSTAVMQQRQFDFSLDYEVINLLGQTQFDLGRLRARQGRTDEAHEAWTEAVATFQRTLAIDSENFTAHHNLQLLHAELGEPEKAAEHAGLHLRYKMDDNAKGRAERLAREKYPAANHAAEAVVKYSLSRDGAPGLAQTDANAESAKESDQIALEDAPAGGGQ is encoded by the coding sequence ATGCGAGTGCTTCTCTACTTTATCTTCGGCCTAGTCGCCGTGCTGGCGGCCAATTCCGCCTACCTATCTTCGGTAACGGCAATGGAGTGGTTTACCGGCGAGACCTACCAAGACTACTTCTATCAGTACATGTTCCTGGCTCATTTGGTCATGGGGCTCGTGCTTATCACGCCGTTCTTGATATTTGGCGTCCGGCACATGCTCGCCGCGAAAGACCGGAAGAACCGCCGCGCGGTCCGGATTGGCTACGCATTGTTCGGCGTTTGTGTCGCCGTACTGGTGAGTGGGCTGCTGTTGATGCGTCTGGGGGGATTCGACCTTCGTGACCCGTCCGCCCGTCAAACGATCTATTGGATGCACGTGGCGTGTCCGCTGGTAGCGGGCTGGCTCTATTGGCTCCACCGACTGGCGGGCCCACGAATCAAATGGAGGATCGGCGGCGCCTACCTTGGCGCGGTGGCCACGGCGGTTCTTGCTATGCTCTGGCTGCAGGCCCAGGACCCGCGTGAGTGGCACGCCCTGGGACCCGAATCCGGCGTGAAGTACTTCGAGCCGTCGCTGGCCCGAACCTCGACCGGGGACTTTATCCCGGCCGAGAATCTGATGAACGACGAGTACTGCAAGACCTGCCACGCCGACGTACACGCCCAGTGGTCCGACAGCGTGCACCGCTTCAGCTCGTTCAACAACCCCCCCTACCTGGCGAGCGTCACGGAGACGCGGAAGGTCTCGATGGAGCGGGATCAGTCGGTGCAGGCCTCTCGGTGGTGCGCCGGATGCCACGACCCGGTGCCATTCTTCAGCGGGGCATTCGACGACCCGAATTTTGACGCATTGAAGCACCCCACCTCTCAGGCCGGCATCACATGCACCGTGTGCCACGCCATAACGAATGTCAACAGCAACCGCGGAAACGCCGACTACACCATCGAGTCTCCGCTGCACTACCCGTTTGCTTCAAGTGAGAACCGCGCGCTGCAGTGGGTCAACCAGCAGCTAATCAAGGCGAAGCCAGCGTTTCACAAGAAGACCTTCCTGAAGGACTTCCACTCCACCGCGGAGTTCTGCTCGACCTGCCACAAGGTGCACCTGCCAGGCGAGCTGACAAAGTACAAGGAATTCCTCCGCGGCCAGAACCACTACGACCCGTACCTGCTGAGCGGCGTATCGGGGCACGGCATCCGCAGCTTCTACTACCCGCCAAAGGCGCAGCCCAACTGCAACAACTGCCACATGCCGGCCCAGCCGTCGGACGATTTCGGCGCAAAGCAGATCGCAGGCGCCGACGGGCTGAACGTGCACAACCACCTCTTCCCATCGGCAAACACCGGAATCGCCTGGCTGCGCGACAAGCCGGACATTGTGCGGGCTCACCAGGATTTTCTGGACGGCGTAATGCGGGTCGACATCTTCGGTGTCCGAGAGGGTGGCGAGATTGATGGACAGCTCACGGCGCCCATCCGCCCGGCGGCTCCGGTCCTGGTTCCTGGAAACCGCTACCTCGTGGAAGCCGTCATCCGCACACTGAAGATGGGGCACCTATTCACGCAGGGCACGGTCGACTCTAACGAGATCTGGCTCGACGTGGTCGTCAAGTCGGGCGACCGGATCATCGGCCGCAGCGGCGCCATGAACCCGGACCTTGGCAATGAAGTGGACCCGTGGTCGCACTTCGTGAACGTTTTCGTCATCGACAAGGACGGCAACCGAATTGACCGCCGAAACGCGCAGGATATCTTCACTCCGCTCTACAACAATCAGATCCCGCCCGGCGCAGGTCAGACCGTGCACTACGAATTGGAAGTCCCCAGCGGTGTGAGCGAGCAGCTGGTCGTGGAAGTGAAGCTGATGTACCGTAAATTCGACCAGCGCTACATGGACTTTGTCGCCCGCTCAAACGAAGAACTGGGCGCGAACATCCGCGGACACGAGCCTGGCAAGCCCTACGTCAACAACCTGCCGGTCACGGTGCTCGCCTCGGACAGCGTGGTTTTCGCTGTCGACGATGCGGAAGAGCCGCCTGAGAATGGTGATCGCGACATACCTACCTGGCAGCGATGGAACGATTACGGCATCGGTCTGCTGCTCAAGGGCAGGGCCGAGCTCCGGCAGGCGGAAGAGGCGTTTAAGCACGTGGAGGAACTCAACCGCTGGGACGGCCCGATGAATCTCGCGCGGGTCTACACCGCAGAAGGACGGCTCGATGACGCGGTTGCCGCGTTACAAAGGGCGGACGCTTTCCGCGACGCCGAAGGCTTCCCTCGTTGGACCTGGGCTTGGCAGAGCGGCGCCGTGAACCGCCAGCAGGGACGCCTCGTCGAAGCGATTCAAAACCTCCGCAGCGCCCTGGAAGACAGCACGGCTGTAATGCAGCAGCGACAGTTCGACTTCAGTCTTGATTACGAAGTCATCAATCTCCTGGGGCAGACTCAGTTTGACCTGGGCCGGCTCCGAGCCCGACAGGGTCGGACGGACGAAGCTCACGAGGCCTGGACCGAAGCAGTGGCGACCTTCCAGAGAACCCTCGCGATAGATTCCGAAAACTTTACTGCCCACCACAACCTCCAGCTCTTGCACGCAGAGCTTGGCGAGCCAGAGAAGGCGGCGGAGCACGCCGGTCTGCACCTGAGGTACAAGATGGACGACAACGCCAAGGGCCGGGCCGAGCGACTCGCACGCGAGAAGTACCCCGCGGCCAACCACGCTGCGGAAGCAGTCGTTAAGTATTCCTTAAGCCGAGACGGCGCCCCGGGGCTCGCCCAGACGGACGCCAACGCCGAAAGCGCAAAAGAATCGGATCAGATTGCACTCGAAGACGCGCCCGCGGGAGGTGGACAATGA
- a CDS encoding CRTAC1 family protein — MKSQHELDPGAPSEADEQSDAAIAVALKRSLLVLSVAAAAVLVAVFLGNRTEPVVVTESELSTVEVREAPMVDPPSVRFTDISGQLGQGFVHRNAAEGDKLLPETMGGGCAFLDFDNDGDQDLLLVNSLSHWPWDDAPQAEPSAGGALFANDGAGRFSDVTAGSGLEQPLYGMGVAVGDYDNDGLVDVFLSAVGRDRLLHNEGGGKFRDVTDEAGVSGGGRDWGTGCGWCDYDNDGDLDLFVCNYLNWSREFDAAQDFQLVGGGRAYGRPQNFEGVFPFLYRNDGDGRFTEVAESAGLQVRNAATNVPVAKSLGVTFVDADEDGWIDVIVANDTVQNFLFHNMQDGTFREVAIDAGIAFDMNGAARGAMGIDVARFRDNGALGIAIGNFSNEMTALYVSYKGEMQFMDEAVSTGLGPNSRLELSFGLFFFDCDLDGRLDIFTANGHLEEEINRVQPSQHYEQSPHLFWNCGAEHDTEFVTIGASSAGEDLLRPMVGRGAAFADIDSDGDLDLVITAIGGAARLVRNDQELENDWIRFRLTGSTSNRDAIGAWIRIDLEDRTIERQVMPTRSYLSQVELPVTIGLGRDAKVKSMSVQWPDGAPQVVPFDGVNQLYDVRQLPASGG; from the coding sequence ATGAAGTCACAGCATGAGTTGGACCCCGGAGCCCCCTCGGAGGCGGACGAGCAGAGCGATGCGGCTATCGCCGTGGCGCTCAAGCGTTCGCTCCTGGTGTTGAGTGTCGCGGCCGCGGCCGTCTTGGTGGCGGTTTTCCTCGGCAACCGTACGGAGCCGGTTGTCGTGACCGAGAGTGAGCTCTCGACGGTCGAGGTGCGCGAAGCCCCGATGGTGGATCCACCGTCGGTCAGATTCACGGACATTTCCGGTCAGCTTGGTCAAGGATTCGTCCACCGTAACGCGGCAGAGGGCGATAAGCTTCTGCCCGAGACTATGGGCGGAGGGTGCGCCTTCCTAGACTTTGACAATGATGGCGATCAGGACCTACTGCTGGTGAACAGCCTCAGCCACTGGCCATGGGACGACGCCCCGCAGGCTGAACCATCGGCGGGGGGGGCGCTGTTCGCGAATGATGGCGCCGGCCGCTTCTCCGACGTGACAGCGGGGTCGGGCCTCGAACAGCCGCTGTACGGGATGGGCGTCGCCGTTGGAGACTACGACAACGACGGTTTGGTCGACGTTTTTCTCAGCGCCGTTGGCCGCGACCGTTTGCTGCACAACGAAGGCGGCGGAAAATTCCGCGACGTTACCGACGAGGCTGGCGTTAGCGGCGGCGGCCGCGACTGGGGCACCGGTTGCGGTTGGTGCGACTACGACAACGACGGCGACCTCGACCTGTTCGTCTGCAACTACCTGAACTGGAGTCGTGAATTCGATGCGGCGCAGGACTTCCAGCTCGTTGGCGGCGGACGCGCGTACGGCCGTCCCCAGAACTTTGAGGGCGTTTTCCCGTTCCTCTACCGCAACGACGGCGATGGGCGTTTTACCGAGGTAGCCGAATCTGCAGGCCTGCAAGTGCGCAACGCGGCAACCAATGTGCCGGTCGCGAAATCACTCGGGGTGACCTTCGTCGACGCCGACGAGGACGGTTGGATCGACGTGATTGTCGCCAACGACACTGTGCAGAACTTCCTGTTCCACAACATGCAGGATGGGACCTTCCGTGAAGTGGCTATTGACGCGGGCATCGCGTTCGACATGAACGGCGCCGCCCGTGGCGCAATGGGCATCGACGTCGCGCGATTCCGCGACAACGGCGCCCTGGGCATCGCCATCGGGAACTTTTCCAACGAGATGACCGCTCTGTACGTTTCGTACAAGGGAGAGATGCAGTTTATGGACGAAGCGGTCTCAACCGGACTTGGCCCCAATTCGCGACTGGAGCTCAGTTTCGGGTTGTTCTTCTTTGACTGCGACCTGGACGGGCGGCTCGATATCTTCACCGCCAATGGGCACCTGGAAGAAGAGATCAACCGCGTGCAGCCGAGTCAGCACTACGAGCAGAGCCCCCATCTGTTCTGGAACTGCGGTGCGGAGCACGACACCGAGTTCGTCACAATCGGCGCATCCTCGGCAGGCGAAGATCTGCTCCGGCCGATGGTGGGGCGTGGTGCCGCGTTCGCAGACATCGACTCCGACGGCGATCTCGATCTCGTCATAACCGCCATCGGCGGCGCGGCGAGGCTAGTGCGTAACGACCAAGAACTCGAAAACGACTGGATCCGGTTCCGGTTAACCGGTTCCACGAGCAACCGCGACGCCATCGGGGCCTGGATCCGTATCGATTTGGAGGATCGAACCATCGAACGGCAAGTGATGCCGACCCGCAGCTACCTCTCCCAGGTTGAACTCCCGGTAACCATCGGCCTAGGTCGGGACGCCAAAGTGAAATCCATGTCTGTCCAGTGGCCCGATGGGGCGCCGCAGGTGGTTCCCTTCGACGGTGTCAACCAACTTTACGACGTCCGGCAGCTTCCGGCTTCTGGCGGTTAG